The sequence TCATCAGAAATATTGGAAATGCAAAGTGTGAGGCCAGCCTTCCAGGTTTCACCCTTTTTTTCAGGCGTGATATGGATCCATTTTATGTATGCACAGTTAAGCTGCTCTAAAACGACACCTCTGGTAATGCCGCCGTAACTCATATAATCGTTGGGTATATGCAGCGAGCTTTCTTCTGAAAACCGGTTATCCGCTATGACCTCAAGCAGATGTTCCCCTCCAGGCAATCCTTTTAAGAAAATCTCAAAAGGTGTGTAGGCGTTGTAATGGGTTCCTCTCATGGTCCCGTCTACGAAAACTTTTGCTGTGTGGCTCACGCCTTTTAACAGAAGCCGTACATTCCCCTCTGCCGTAAAAGTAGTGGAATATTTCCCTTCTCCCCTGTAAGCTTCATATCCTGGATAAGTCTCCCAGGCACTTGGGACAGGTACCGGGAACGTCTTATCTTTTCCGTCTAAGGGGGTGAAATCCCAAAGCTTACCGGAAAGTTCTGATATTTTTCTGATTGAATTTGTTTGAAATGTACGTATCATTTAATTTTCCTCCTGTTTCAGGGCACATCTCCCCATATCCGTAGGGGTGTGTCCTGTATATTTTTTAAAGACTCTTGAAAAATATTGCGGGTTGTCAAATCCCAGTTCTTCACTGATCTGATAAATCTTCAAGTTGCTTTTTGCAAGCAGCTCCTGCGCTTTTTTAACTTTCATTTTATTGATATATTCAGAAAAGCCAAGATCGGAATATTGTCTGAAAAGAGCGGATAAATAATTAGGGCTGACATTTATAAAAGAAGCGGTATCCGCTAAACTGATTTTCATAAAAATATGATTTTTGATATAATCTTTTGCCTGAATGACCAGATTGTATTTCGGATCGTTTAATTGGTTTTCCATTGCGCTTTTTACCGCGGTTTTAAATACATCCAGGTATCTGATGATTTCAGTTTTCTTATGATAGGTGTATAAAACCTTATAAGATTTTGCCTCATTTTTGTAGCTCTCCGAAAGTATAGTTTCTCCGTCATAGATACAGTTCATTACCAAATGTATCATAAAGGACACAATATTGATCAGTTCTTCAAATGCCAGGGTATCTATGGCGGCTTCAATCGCTCTGACTGTCTGGTCAAAAAGGGTAAGATTGAAATTTTCCAGGGATTCTATCAGTCTTTTGTTGAAAACATTCAGATCAAATGTTTTATTAAGGGATGGGGCTTCTTCTTTATTAAATTCAAAACACAGGTGGATCTCATTGAGGGAAGAGGTCGTTTTTCCCGGCTTTATAGTAACTCCGGTATTGAAAAAAATTTTAATAAGCTGTCGGATGTCTTCTGAGACCGTATTGGTCAGCGCATCGATTTCATCTGCTTTATGAAAGAGAAGAATACATGCAATCCTTTGATGGTTGTACGCGATCACCGTACTTTTTGTATAACGGCCGATGCACTCCTTTACGGTACTTAAAATATTTAAATAGGTAGAGTAAGCTCCAGTATTTAAGTTTTCCTTTTCAAAAAGAATATCTACGGTCAGGGGCTGATAAAACTTCGCTTTTAAATCCAGATCGTACATTTTTATGAAATCCAGAATTTCTTCTTCGGAAGTATAGCCGCCGCTAACCAGGTGGTAGAGAAAACGGTTCGTGAATAGATTGAACTCTTGCCCATACCTGCCGGTTTCTGTTTTTCTTTCAGCCAGTACTTTTTTAGCCTTGTTTAACGTTTTTTCAAGGGTTTCTTTGTTCAGCTCCATTTTTACAAGATAGTCAAAGGCATTTAGCTTCATGGCAGTCCGGGCATATTCAAATTCTTCAAAGCTGGATAAAAGGATACACAAAGGAGCGTTTTTATCCTCTGTATTTTGTATGTATGTTAAAATGTCAAATCCGTCCGCTGCAGGCATTTTTATGTCTGTTATGACCAGGTCAAAGGTCTCTTTTTTTAAGATTTCGATTGCTTCGTTGCCGTTTGCGGCAGTAGAGCCTATCTCAAAATCAGGGAAGTTCTCACAAACAAGGCCTGATAGCCCTATACGGGCTAAGGGTTCATCGTCAACAATCAGGATCTTATATTTCATATTTTCCCTCTTTCATAAACGAATCATATTCTTTTACTGTTTTTTATAGATCAGAGGCATTTTTACGGTAACTTTTGTAAATTCACCGAGAATGCTTTCTATGTTCAGTCCGTATTGGTCGCCGAACTCCATTTGTATTCTCTGGTGTATGTTTTGGATTCCTATTCCGGAAAGCCTGTCTGCCTTTGCTGTTTCCCTTACGATTTCATCCAAAGACCGGACGGTAAGACCGACTCCGTTGTCTTTTACCACGAAAATCAGATCTTCACGTTCCCTGTATACCCCTATCAGCAATTCACATTTCCTGCCTGCAGGTCCTATGCCGTGAAAAAGTGCATTCTCCACTAAGGGCTGCAAGGTAAATCTTAAAACAGAAGCGCTTAAAACTTCCGGATCTGGAATGTCAAATACCGGAGTAAACATATCTGCATAACGGTAAGATTGCAAATGGATGTATTCTTTTATAAAGTCCAGTTCTTCTTCCACGCGGAACCATTCGGAATTGTTCTTAAAAACGGCTCTCATCATATTGGAAAGAGAGGTTGTCATGTCCACGATGGGCGGAACAGAGTTCATCTGTCCCAGCCATCGGATGGAATTTAGAGTGTTGTAAATGAAATGAGGATGGATCTGGTTCTGCAGAAGACGGAATTTATAATTCCTTTTCAGTGTTTCTTCCTCCTTTAACTGATTCAGTGCCAATTGAAACGCTCCAGCCAGTTCGTTGATATGGGTGCTTATTTCTTCAAATTCCGAGATGCCCGTAAATGCAGGTGAGACCTCATAATCCGCTTTTATCATTCTTGACACCTGATTGTAAATAATCTTTACCGGTTTATTGACAAGTTTGTTTAATAAAAGATACCAGAAAAACACCTGAAGGAGAAGCAAAGAAAAAGCGGGGAAAATAAAATTAAAATCAGGTACGAATATATCCTCATGAAGAGCTTTTAAAGGGCTTATTAAAACGACGCCCGACTTGGACTTTGTAAGGAATACCGTTCCGTTATAAAGGTCTTTGTATTCCTTTGACACAATATGAGAGCTAGGAGCCAAAGCATCAAATTGCTTCACATCAAAATCCAGAGGTAAAAAATGAGTGTTTTCAATTTTATAAAGCTGATCGCCAAGAAGAATAAAGGATTCTTCCAGGCCTTTTAGGGGATCCGCAAGTATGGCGGTATCTAAGGCTATATAAAAATTTCCTATTTTTTGGTTTGTTGCATAGCTGCTTACGGGAAAACGTAGGGGAAGTATCTGTTCCGGCTTGTACTGACCGTAAAATTCCGGATTAAAGGGATTCACTGTTATGGGATAAGAAAAGGAGGGGCCGGCTAATTCTTCGGGGCATAATTTCTCAAAAGTCGCCTTGTCGGAAATCTGACCGTAAAAAAGGCCGATTTGTATATACCTCGGGTTCCGATCTGAAGTAAGGAGCATTTTAGGAACGTAACCAGAGATGGAAGTAGTGTTTAACAGCATTTTTGCTTCGGTAACGGCCGAGAGTGCATAAGACATATTGCGTATGCTGTCTTTTCCGTTATCGGATAGAAAAGCGGTGATTTTTGTATTAGCGGAAAGGACGGTATTTAAAGCAGAAACCTGGGCTAAGTTATTTTCTATGCCATAATTGGCATTCGTATGAAGCATAAGAGCGCTTTCCTCTGCATCCCTTTCGTATTTTTCTTTTGCGGAAGAATAAAATATCCAGGTAAAAACAGAAGTAAGAAGCAAGACAAAACAAAAACAATACAGCAGTAATTTAAATGTAAGGGTTTTATAAAATAAATTATTCTTTTTCATACATTAATTATATAATTGTAATAAAAAAAGTCAAGCATATCCAGGTTGCCCTGGTAAGATATTACACGAAATCGTAAGATATTTCCTTGTATGTATTGTGTAAAAATACTAATATATCATTAACGATCAGTGGAATAGCATACATAATGCAATGAAAATTAAAGGAGGAGTTATATGAAGTTGAGAAAGATTGCAGCATTGGGACTTGCAGGCATTACGGCAGCCAGTCTGGCAGCTTGCGGGGGCAGTTCAGGTTCTGCCGGTGCTACGGCAGCAGGAACTACAGCGGCGGGAACTACGGCAGCTGCAGCGCAGACGAATACGGCAGCAAGTACTGAACCGGTGACAATCAAAGTTTCGCTTTGGGATTATTCTAACACCGCGTATTATCCGATCATGGTGGAAGCGTTTGAAAAGTCACATCCGAATATCAAGGTTGACATTGTTGAATTTTCGGCCGCAGAATATTCGGATACGATCGTTGTCAAGATGGGCGCAAAAGAAAAGTATGATGTGGTCTTTATGAAGGGGCTGCCTGAAATGAGTGCTTTGATCGCAGGAGGGCATCTGCAGCCTTTAACAGACAGAATCACCGGTTTCGATATGAAGCCATACGGCGGTGCGGAAAAGTCCCTGAGTCTGAACGGCGTTGTCTACGGCCTTCCTTTCCGGACAGATAACAATATGATTTTCTACAATAAAGATTTATTTGATAAAGCAGGAGTCCAATATCCAAAAGATGGTATGACGATGGAGGAATACAGGGAACTTGCAAAGAAGATGACTTCGGGTGAAGGCGCGGAAAAAGTATATGGATCCCATGTGCACACATGGCCGTCAAACGTTTATCAGTATTCCAGAATCATAGACGAATTCAATTATCTGGATACATCTACCTATGAAAAACTAAAGCCTTATTATGAGACGATTCTCGGAATGCAGAATGAAGATAAGTCTGTTCAGGACTACGGTGAATTAAAGACAGGAAATATCCATTATTCAGGTGTTTTTTACAATGAGCAGGTTGCAATGCTTCAAATCGGATCCTGGTATATTGAAATGCTTACCGGCAATGTAACACCTCAAAGCGAACACTATTTTAAATGGGGCGCAGTGACCTTGCCTAATTCCAAGGGAAATACATACGAAAATATGGTAGGCGGGATTACCCCCTGTTCCATCGGAGCATATTCGGAACACCCGGAAGAGGCCTGGGAATTTTTGAGCTATGTTTGCGGGGAAGAAGGGGCAAAAGTAATTGCGGAGCGCGGAATCGTCCCCGGCTGGAAAGGCCAGTCCATATTAGATATATTCGACAAATTACCAGAGCAGTTCCCCAATGCACCGGAAGGGCTTTCAAAATTCCTGACACCTCCCAATTATATTGTGGAACAGCCTATGGATCCCAATGCAAAAGCGATCAATACGGTAATAGAAGAAATGCATTCTGATATCATGACCAATAGCGTCTCCATCGACGACGGTATTAAAACGGCGATTGAAAGGGCAAAAGAGGCTGGAGCGAAGTAAAGTTAGAAATCATGAAATGGCGGTCAAAACCTGACCGCCATTTTCAAAAATTGTTTCTTATGGTTTCAAATACGGACGGAGGTATCACTTATGCTCAAAAAGAGTTATAGACGTAAGAAAAGCCTGATCGCTTATTCTTTTATTCTGCCGAATTTCATAGGCTATTTTATTTTGACTTTTATCCCGATCATTCTGACTTTTGTCATGAGTTTATGTGAATGGAATTTTGGTCAGACTGTAAACTTTGTAGGTTTTAAGAATTTTATACAGATGTTCACGAAGGATTCCCAGTTTTCTTTGGTTCTTATAAATACCATTTATTATACAGTAGTTACAGTCCCTGTAACTATGCTGTTTTCTTTGCTTTTGGCCATGCTCATGAATTCGAATCTGAAAGGAAGGGTGTTTTTCCGCTCGGTCCTTTTCTTTCCATATGTGGCTTCCTTAGTGGCGATTGCTATTGTGTGGATGGCTCTGTTTTCCCCGCAGTCAGGTCCGGTAAACTCTGTGCTTCGCTCCATAGGAATCGTGAATCCTCCGCGCTGGGCGGCGGATAAACACTGGGCTATGCCCACGATCATCGGTCTTACGGTCTGGAAGGGCGTGGGATATTATATGATCGTTTACCTTGCGGCTTTGCAGGGCGTCCCCGGGGAACTTTACGAGGCGGCCAGGATTGATGGGGCTTCCAAATTCCAGCAGTTTACGAATATTACCTGGCCTACGGTTACTCCCACGACATTCTTTGTTGTTATGATGCTTACAATTTCCACTTTTAAATCATACGACATTATGTATATCACGACTCAGGGCGGTCCCGGTACGGCAACAAAGGTCTTGGCCTATCACATATACAACAAAGCGTTTAAAGATAACGCATTCGGATATGCTTCCGCACTTTCCATCGTTCTGTTTCTGATCGTGCTTGCCTTTACCCTGCTGCAATTTAAGGTAGAGAAAAAGTTCACCAACGACTTATAGGAGGCGGGATTATGAAAAAACACACAGGTACGATAAAACTGATCATAATTTATGGCCTTATGATATTCTGTGCCCTCATAATGCTTACGCCTTTTGCCTGGATGATTTCTGCTTCTTTAAAGCTGGAAAAAGACGTATTTGCTTACCCGATTAAATGGATACCGAGAAATCCCGTATGGTCAAACTACACCGTGATCTGGGAAAAATTCCCTCTTTCCATAGGCTTTATCAATTCCTTTAAACTT is a genomic window of Lacrimispora sphenoides containing:
- a CDS encoding carbohydrate ABC transporter permease; the encoded protein is MLKKSYRRKKSLIAYSFILPNFIGYFILTFIPIILTFVMSLCEWNFGQTVNFVGFKNFIQMFTKDSQFSLVLINTIYYTVVTVPVTMLFSLLLAMLMNSNLKGRVFFRSVLFFPYVASLVAIAIVWMALFSPQSGPVNSVLRSIGIVNPPRWAADKHWAMPTIIGLTVWKGVGYYMIVYLAALQGVPGELYEAARIDGASKFQQFTNITWPTVTPTTFFVVMMLTISTFKSYDIMYITTQGGPGTATKVLAYHIYNKAFKDNAFGYASALSIVLFLIVLAFTLLQFKVEKKFTNDL
- a CDS encoding sensor histidine kinase; translated protein: MLHTNANYGIENNLAQVSALNTVLSANTKITAFLSDNGKDSIRNMSYALSAVTEAKMLLNTTSISGYVPKMLLTSDRNPRYIQIGLFYGQISDKATFEKLCPEELAGPSFSYPITVNPFNPEFYGQYKPEQILPLRFPVSSYATNQKIGNFYIALDTAILADPLKGLEESFILLGDQLYKIENTHFLPLDFDVKQFDALAPSSHIVSKEYKDLYNGTVFLTKSKSGVVLISPLKALHEDIFVPDFNFIFPAFSLLLLQVFFWYLLLNKLVNKPVKIIYNQVSRMIKADYEVSPAFTGISEFEEISTHINELAGAFQLALNQLKEEETLKRNYKFRLLQNQIHPHFIYNTLNSIRWLGQMNSVPPIVDMTTSLSNMMRAVFKNNSEWFRVEEELDFIKEYIHLQSYRYADMFTPVFDIPDPEVLSASVLRFTLQPLVENALFHGIGPAGRKCELLIGVYREREDLIFVVKDNGVGLTVRSLDEIVRETAKADRLSGIGIQNIHQRIQMEFGDQYGLNIESILGEFTKVTVKMPLIYKKQ
- a CDS encoding response regulator transcription factor, with translation MKYKILIVDDEPLARIGLSGLVCENFPDFEIGSTAANGNEAIEILKKETFDLVITDIKMPAADGFDILTYIQNTEDKNAPLCILLSSFEEFEYARTAMKLNAFDYLVKMELNKETLEKTLNKAKKVLAERKTETGRYGQEFNLFTNRFLYHLVSGGYTSEEEILDFIKMYDLDLKAKFYQPLTVDILFEKENLNTGAYSTYLNILSTVKECIGRYTKSTVIAYNHQRIACILLFHKADEIDALTNTVSEDIRQLIKIFFNTGVTIKPGKTTSSLNEIHLCFEFNKEEAPSLNKTFDLNVFNKRLIESLENFNLTLFDQTVRAIEAAIDTLAFEELINIVSFMIHLVMNCIYDGETILSESYKNEAKSYKVLYTYHKKTEIIRYLDVFKTAVKSAMENQLNDPKYNLVIQAKDYIKNHIFMKISLADTASFINVSPNYLSALFRQYSDLGFSEYINKMKVKKAQELLAKSNLKIYQISEELGFDNPQYFSRVFKKYTGHTPTDMGRCALKQEEN
- a CDS encoding ABC transporter substrate-binding protein, whose product is MKLRKIAALGLAGITAASLAACGGSSGSAGATAAGTTAAGTTAAAAQTNTAASTEPVTIKVSLWDYSNTAYYPIMVEAFEKSHPNIKVDIVEFSAAEYSDTIVVKMGAKEKYDVVFMKGLPEMSALIAGGHLQPLTDRITGFDMKPYGGAEKSLSLNGVVYGLPFRTDNNMIFYNKDLFDKAGVQYPKDGMTMEEYRELAKKMTSGEGAEKVYGSHVHTWPSNVYQYSRIIDEFNYLDTSTYEKLKPYYETILGMQNEDKSVQDYGELKTGNIHYSGVFYNEQVAMLQIGSWYIEMLTGNVTPQSEHYFKWGAVTLPNSKGNTYENMVGGITPCSIGAYSEHPEEAWEFLSYVCGEEGAKVIAERGIVPGWKGQSILDIFDKLPEQFPNAPEGLSKFLTPPNYIVEQPMDPNAKAINTVIEEMHSDIMTNSVSIDDGIKTAIERAKEAGAK